The Lycium ferocissimum isolate CSIRO_LF1 chromosome 8, AGI_CSIRO_Lferr_CH_V1, whole genome shotgun sequence DNA segment AACCATTTTCTCAATAATGTTGATTCAGGGATTCCCCTTCCTCAGTATTTCCATCTTCACTCTGGTTACACACAGTTGTCTCCAGTCAATCTCCACTCGTGTTTGTTGAGTTAAAATATTTCACAACTTTTCCTTTCCTTGTGAAATTGCAGTTGCATCCCACGTATTACTCTCCTATGTCTTCAATTTAATTGTTTCAAGCTCTAGTCAGAAGTTGATATTTCTGTTTGTGCATCAAACTAAGAATATGTCAACAGTGATATCCAAAATACGAGCTAAGTGGAGCTCAACCATTAACTGATGTTTTTAGCTTTACGTGTAATTTTCTCTCGGTAGTGCAATTGCTTTATTATCATCATTTCTTGATATTACACCTAAGTACTCATTTGCTTTCTTCATGATTGTCATGTATTTCCACACATTCTTACGGTATATCTTCCCAAATCTATACCTATCAGCTTTTGTGGCTAATTTCCCTAGATTTCTCTAAGGTGATTCTTGAGTACGGTTTTTCTAATCtaaataagaaatgggtcaaTGACTAGAAGACAAAGACAACCAATGATTACTTGTACGAAAGAAAAGGTGCATTCATCTTGAGCATTTCTTGCCAAGTGGTGATACTTGGTAGTAACATAAAAATACTTTGGGGCCTGAAGGGATGAAAGGCagtcaagaacaaaaaaagaaacaaaattatCAGCTAATCAAATATAGAAATTTCCACTAAAACTGGGAAAAGACAAATGCAGAAGTGAAGAGAACCTTTTCTCAGAGTCAGCGCCACCACAGCGTCATTTTCAACCTGAAAAGTGTTCAAAAACATTAAACAAAAAATCAAGCCATAAACTTAGATTAAATAAAGAAGTATGGGATTATTtgcttgagaaaaatatttcaaGAACCTCATGGACTTCTTTCTTGTTATTAGTGTATACTCATATGACTTAAAAGTTAAAAGAGCTCCCTTCTTTTTATAAGGTAATAATTTTAGAATAGTGGGGAAAAAACTACCATACATAAGCACTATACTAAAAGTTAGAGAATCTACAACATAATATAATTCTCTATGAACAACACCCAACCTTTTGAAAAAAGTACCAAAAAAAACAATCTTTTCCAGCAGAGGCAAAAAAGCACTAGTGATTTCGTCCCATCTGCCTAAGCCTTGGTAGGTAGAGTTACCCAATACCGAAGTCGAGAGATATGCAAGCTGACCAAGACACTACCATCatccagaaaagaaagaaaacccaaTCTTTTATACACACTAGAACTTCATTGGGTGCACCGAAAAGAAACTAAAAATCCTCAAATGTACATAGTCATTCACATCAACAGGTTGATTCCTTAAAAGAGCTTCCATATTACGTTTGTTGTTAATATGATATTAAAAAGAGTGTTCAAagctaaaagaaaaaattccttTTAAAGAATGTCGACACCAGTGTTGGAACAACCCAAAAGGGAAAGTTGGACGGGTCATTGGCAATAGGAGTAGAATCTGCTGATTACCCAAAATACTAGACGACAGGATAATTTTCTAGTTGTACCAATTTCTCATAcgatattttgaaaaataatgatgATAAAGATGGACAGTTTACTTTCTGATCAGCTAGGGACTTTGAGTCTTCCAACACGTCTCCAGCTGGCATCAGGATTAATCGCTGATCATTAACAGGTTGATCAATGAGGTTAAATAATTTCTCCTTTATTTGTAGAATTGCCTCGGTTGGGTCACATTGAATGAAGTAGGTGGTCTTATTACGCTTCACACGGATATACATTGCCTGCATacacaaaaagaaattaaagaacaaaTCGGTtgacaaaatataaataattttctcaATACTTACCTATGCTATTGAAGTTCAAATacacataaatatattataatacCCAGTAGTGTTTCCATTAGTTTTTAGGTTTATATGCTATCATATAGATCCATGTAGTTCACGGAGAAATTTCAGTTTTCCCCACACCAAACCCCAGGCAGAAttaaaaagggcagcccggtgcactaagcacCCGCTATGCGCGAGGTCCGGGGAaaggccggaccacaagggtctattgtacgcaggcTTACCCTGCATTTttgcaagaggctgtttccacggctcgaacccgtgatctcctggtcacatggcagcaactttaccaATTACCCAAGGCTCCCCAGACAGAATTATACAGTGAAAAGAAGTAGACCCAAATCAACTAGATACATGAGCAGCAAAATGGAGATAAAATTGATACTGGCTCCTTCGAATTTGATAACCTCAACTCCATTAACAACTACTTATGAATCCTTTTCTCGGTTTACACCCATTATCTCATTTCTTGAAtcgaactatatatat contains these protein-coding regions:
- the LOC132068022 gene encoding uncharacterized protein LOC132068022 — translated: MAMYIRVKRNKTTYFIQCDPTEAILQIKEKLFNLIDQPVNDQRLILMPAGDVLEDSKSLADQKVENDAVVALTLRKDDNEFEDVNIVKPNDFYQPRDSEGGANW